A genomic window from Betta splendens chromosome 24, fBetSpl5.4, whole genome shotgun sequence includes:
- the LOC129603679 gene encoding uncharacterized protein LOC129603679 isoform X2 codes for MWKDFRWWLKAGLHRLGFFRALRRGSAGSTQRTFSDLSVLSAEEQADASQMDAEETKPLRTKKPVHPVADLEGTDRAVERDELLELPDIYLNTEKISIGNSRSESDLRDRAVRSLWAESDEESVCVGDERVNEVSDGLPLLVEEAKCQNLPWPSRPDQNDLTDTVGLCNLSLDQITDHVIHAVELRQKQAKEAVKEATRQQQRKEGEKRERRMVSAQPASVPQTPPTPPGMATPQMMYILPGGWTRRPPMRRGGFPADKGRGTGGSHRGGVRCYSCWKTGHVRSHCFDWLRGSRGVPRPKGSADQCGVHSAGY; via the exons atgtggaaagattttaggtggtggttaaaagcaggccttcacaggctggggtttttcagagcgcttcgcagagggtccgctggtagcacacagcggaccttttccgacctctcggttctctctgcagaggaacaagcag atgcgtcccagatggatgcagaagaaacaaaaccattacggacaaagaagccagttcaccctgtagctgatctagaagggacagacagggcagtggaaagggatgagttgttagaactgcccgacatttatttaaacacagagaaaatctcaattggaaattctcgcagtgaaagtgatctgcgtgacagagcagttagatcactgtgggctgagtcagatgaggaatcagtgtgtgtgggtgacgagcgggtaaatgaggtttctgatggacttcctctgctggtcgaagaggcaaagtgtcaaaatctgccctggccttcaagaccagatcagaatgatctgactgacactgtgggactttgcaacttgtcactagaccaaataactgaccatgtgattcatgctgttgagctgcgtcagaagcaggcaaaggaggcagtgaaagaagcaacacgccagcagcagcgaaaagagggggagaaaagagagaggaggatggtctctgctcaaccagccagcgtgcctcagaccccacctacaccaccaggcatggccacacctcagatGATGTatattctaccaggagggtggacaagacgacctcctatgaggagaggagggttccctgcagacaaaggcagaggaacaggaggcagccacagaggaggcgtgagatgctacagCTGttggaagactggtcacgtaagaagccactgctttgattggctacgaggctcacgaggagtgcccagaccaaaggggtctgctgatcaatgtggagtccactcagctggttactag